One window from the genome of Streptomyces sp. NBC_00287 encodes:
- a CDS encoding PPOX class F420-dependent oxidoreductase — protein sequence MTQGPAPRALSDEALADLLGQQPFGTLATIKRSGHPHLTTMLYTWDAEARIVRLSTTADRIKAKHLRHDPRAALHVQGGDVWSFAVAEGEAEVSQMTTVPGDAVGRELLSMIPEVAKPRDEDGFLQQLVTERRVVIRLKVDRLYGTALDING from the coding sequence ATGACTCAAGGTCCAGCACCTCGCGCCCTGTCCGACGAGGCCCTCGCCGACCTGCTCGGCCAGCAGCCGTTCGGCACCCTCGCCACCATCAAGCGCAGCGGCCACCCCCACCTGACCACCATGCTCTACACCTGGGACGCCGAGGCCCGCATCGTGCGGCTCTCGACGACGGCCGACCGCATCAAGGCCAAGCACCTGCGGCACGACCCGCGTGCGGCGCTGCATGTGCAGGGCGGCGACGTCTGGTCGTTCGCTGTCGCCGAGGGCGAGGCCGAGGTCTCGCAGATGACGACGGTTCCCGGCGACGCGGTCGGGCGGGAACTGCTCAGCATGATCCCGGAGGTCGCGAAGCCGCGGGACGAAGACGGCTTCCTTCAGCAGCTGGTCACCGAACGCCGGGTGGTAATCCGGCTGAAGGTCGACCGCCTGTACGGAACAGCACTCGACATCAACGGCTGA